DNA from Candidatus Binatia bacterium:
CCTCGCGCCTGCGGCAGCGTGGCCGCGAATCCGAGCGACGCCCACTCGCCGCGCACGTAGAGCGACGCCGTGCCCACGGGGGACGCGCCGTCGAACGCCAAGTAGTGCCGCCAGTCCTTGCGCCCCACCAGTGCCGCGGCCCACGGCTGAAGACCGGGGTCGAGGCCGAACCCCTCGCGCAGCACGCGGCCGAAGGCGGCCGCATGCTCGGGGCCGATCTCCTCGATCCGGGCGTCGGTGCGGATCGGGGGCACGGGATCCACGCCCCGCTCCAGCTTGGCCCAGCGGTTATACCGGACCAGCCCGCGCGCGAGCAGCCACTCCCGCGCCTCGGCGGGTTCGGCGGCGGGCGAGAACGGGACGAAGAAGCGGGGCGACCCGGCCGCCCGGTAGCGGGCGACGATGCCGTCCAGCTGCGCCTCGGTGACCGGCTTCTCGATCCCGAGACCCATCACGCGATTGAACATCAGAACGTCGAGCCGGGGCTTGAGGAGCAGGAGCGCGCCCTCGGCGACCTCAGCGGTCGTGCCGTAGCGCTCCCGGATCTCCGCGGGCGCCGCCTCGTACCAGTCGCGCCAGTAGTCGGTCTCCATCCGCTCGTGCCGGCGCACCTGATCGAGCGAGACTTGAAGCGGCTCCATCATTCAGAGAGTATGGTCGGCATGTCACGCCTCGCCAAGACCCGCCTCTCGCCCGCCCCACTCCCTAGCTCCCTCGCGAGATGCCTCGTGGCGCTGTGCGCCCTGCTGGCCCTGATCGCGGTGCCGCGCCCCGCGCGCGCCGACCACCCCGCGGTCGGGTTCGGGTCGGGCATCGCGGGGCCGATCATCACGATCCCGGCCTACACGCTGCCCGCGGGGAAGTGGGCGGCCAGCGCGAGGGTCGAGCACATCTCGTTCCGCACCTTTTCCGATTCGGAGCTGGTGCGACTGGCCCAGAACGGGATCGAGGCCCACAGCACTCGGAACGTGACCAGCCCGTCGCTGTCGGTGGCCTACGGCGTGAGCCGGACCTTCACGGCGGCCGCGCGGCTCCCCTACGTCGTGCGTCAGGACATCCGCGAGGGGCACCTCGAAGGGACCACCGCGGTGGCGCACCATCACGGCGACTCGCGAGGGTTCGGCGACATCACGCTGACGGGGCAGTTCCTGGTCTGGGACCGTGAGCGCGCCAAGGTCGCGGCCCTCACCGGCGTCAAGGCCCCCACGGGCCGGACGCATGTGGCGGATGTCGAGGGGGAGCGCCTCGAGACCGAGCACCAGCCCGGGTCGGGATCGTTCGATTTCCTGGAGGGAATCTCGGGATCGGCGCGGGTCCCGTTCGGATCGTTGGACGCGAACCTGCTGCTGGTCCTCGCGACCCACGGCGCGCAGGAGTCCACCCTCGGCAACCTGCTGCACTACAACGTGGCGGTCTCGACCAAGGTCTCGGGGGCGCACGAGCATCATCACGCGCCCGGTACTCCGCCGCATCGCGATCCGACCGTCGTGGGAGCCGACCTCATCCTCGAGCTGAACGGGGAATCGAGGGCGAAGGAGCGGGTCGGCGGGATCACCGACCCCAACAGCGGCGGCAACCTCGTCTATCTCTCGCCCGGAGTGCGCTTCGGCACGGGGTCGTGGAGCGCGAGCCTCTCGGCGGGATTCCCGGTCGTCCAGAGCGTGAACGGCACCCAGCACGAGACCGACTGGCGGCTGCTGGGCGGCCTCGGGATGTCGTTCTAGGCCGAGCTACTCCTCTTCCTTCACCGGAGCGTAGAACGACACGCCCCGCACGTTCTCGTCGACGCGGAGCCGCTCGTGGACGGACGGGAAGGCGCGGGCGCGGCAGTCGCTGCGCTCGCAGAGCCGGCAGGTGATCCCGACGGGGGTGGAGGCGGCCAGGTTCACGAGGTCGTAGCCGTCGGCGTAGATCACCTTCCGGGCCGAGTCCACGTCGCAGGAGAGCTGCAGGGAGTAGAGCACGTCGGGCGCGCGGTAGCCGCCGCGGTGCTTCCGCACGGTGCGCGCCACGGAGAAGAAAGCGTTGCCGTCGGGCAGCCGCGAGAGCTGCGTGTGGATGACGCCGGGCTGCAGGAAGGCGGTGTGCACGTTCCAGAGCGGGCAGAGCCCGCCGAAGCGCGGGAGCCGGATGCCGGTCGCGCTGAACTTCTTCGAGATGTTCCCCGCCAGGTCGATCCGCACCATGTCGAACGCGACCCCCTTCGCCCCCTTGCGGTTCAGCGTCGTGAGCCGGTGGCACACCTGCTCGTACGATACGCGGAAGCGGTGTCCCAGGAGATCCAGGTCGTACCGCAGGCTCTCGGCCGCACGGTGGAACTCCTCGTAGGGGGTGAGCACGGCGGCGGCGAAGTAATTGGCCAGCGCCACGCGGCAGAGCGAGCGCGCCTCCTCGGACGTGAGCGAGGGGTCGCGCGACATGAGGTCGAGCGTGTCGGAGCAGGTGAGGAGCCCGACCTGATGCGCGAGCTGGAAGTTGCGCGAGCCGCGCCGCAGCACCTCGGAGATCCAGAGCTCGCGCCGCTCGGGGTCGAAGCGGCGCACGGCGCCCCCCATCTCGCTCACGGTCAGCACCTTCACCCGCACCTTGAGCCGCTTGGCCAGGTACTCGGCCAGCGCGCCGAAGAGATCCTCGGTGTCCAGCTTCGCGTCCTTCCAGAGCCGCTCGGCCTCGGCCTCCAGCTCAGGGAAGTGATTCTGATGGCGCTGGATCAGGTCGGAGACCTGCTCCGAGGAGGGGCCGCTCCGGTCGATCCCCGCGAGGTCCTGGCGGTCCACGACCTCGGCGGCGAGCATCTCGGCCGAGCCGCGCGCGGCGGTGTAGGCGTGGTGCAGGTGCAGCACGGCGCGCGCGAGATCGGGCGTGGTGGCCACGAACTCACGCACGTCGCGCTCCGAGACGGTCTGCGACTCGAAGAGGGGATCGCCGAAGGCTTCGAGGAGGTCGGCCGAGATCTGCGAGTCCTCGCCGCCGGAGAAGGCGCGGAGATCCACCTCGAAGCGCTGCGCCAGGGCGAGCAGGAGGTTGGCGCTCAGGGGGCGCCGGTCGTGCTCGACCAGGTTCAGATAGGAGGCGGAGATCCCGAGCTTGGCGGCCATCGCCGCCTGCGAGAGACCCTCCTTGGCGCGGAGCGCCCGGATGCGTTTGCCCAGCCCTGTCGCCATTCTCAGAGTTTACATCATTTACAACTTTACCGAAAGATACGTACTTTCGTTATCATCTTAACTTCATGTCTTTCAAATACTTGTTGACTTCAAACCAGGTCGCCTTTACTATCGTGAATGTCGTCAACGAGGGGTGGGACGGGCTGACGACCGCGTCCTGCCCCTTTGCTGTTCGCAGTCAGGAGGTGAACCGTGGAAGCCACGACGATTACCCGCGAGCGCGCGGAGGGCATCGAGGTCCGAGGCCCCATGCGCCCGCTTTACGACGAGATCCTGACGGCCGAGGCGCTCGCGTTCCTCGCTCGTCTGACCCGCGAATTCCGTCCCCGCATCGAGGAAGCCCTGACCCGCCGCGCGCAGCGGCAGGCGCGCCTGGCCGCGGGGGAGAAGCTCGAGTTCCTGAACCTGCACCCCGAGGAATGGACGGTCGCTCCGATCCCGGCCGATCTCCTGAAGCGCGCCGTCGAGATCACCGGACCGGTCGACCGGAAGATGGTGATCAACGCGCTGAACTCCGGCGCCGACTGCTTCATGGCCGACTTCGAGGATTCGACCGCGCCGACCTGGGACAACAACGTCCAGGGGCAGATCAACCTTCGGGACGCCGTGCGCCGGACGATCGCCTTCGCCGATCCGGCGAGCGGGAAGTCCTATGCGCTGAACGAGCGCGTCGCGACGCTGCTCGTCCGGCCCCGCGGCCTCCACCTTCCCGAGCGGCATCTCCTCGTGGACGGGAAGCCCGTTCCCGGATGCCTGTTCGATTTCGGCCTCTACTTCTTCCACAACGCGCGCGAGCTTCTTTCGCGCGGCACCGGCCCCTACTTCTACCTCCCCAAGATGGAGTCGCACCGCGAGGCGGCGATCTGGAACGACGTGTTCGTGGCGTCCCAGGGCGCGCTCGGCGTGCCGCGCGGCTCCGTCCGCGCCACGGTGCTGATCGAGACCCTGCCCGCCGCCTTC
Protein-coding regions in this window:
- a CDS encoding transporter; this encodes MALCALLALIAVPRPARADHPAVGFGSGIAGPIITIPAYTLPAGKWAASARVEHISFRTFSDSELVRLAQNGIEAHSTRNVTSPSLSVAYGVSRTFTAAARLPYVVRQDIREGHLEGTTAVAHHHGDSRGFGDITLTGQFLVWDRERAKVAALTGVKAPTGRTHVADVEGERLETEHQPGSGSFDFLEGISGSARVPFGSLDANLLLVLATHGAQESTLGNLLHYNVAVSTKVSGAHEHHHAPGTPPHRDPTVVGADLILELNGESRAKERVGGITDPNSGGNLVYLSPGVRFGTGSWSASLSAGFPVVQSVNGTQHETDWRLLGGLGMSF
- a CDS encoding short-chain fatty acyl-CoA regulator family protein, yielding MATGLGKRIRALRAKEGLSQAAMAAKLGISASYLNLVEHDRRPLSANLLLALAQRFEVDLRAFSGGEDSQISADLLEAFGDPLFESQTVSERDVREFVATTPDLARAVLHLHHAYTAARGSAEMLAAEVVDRQDLAGIDRSGPSSEQVSDLIQRHQNHFPELEAEAERLWKDAKLDTEDLFGALAEYLAKRLKVRVKVLTVSEMGGAVRRFDPERRELWISEVLRRGSRNFQLAHQVGLLTCSDTLDLMSRDPSLTSEEARSLCRVALANYFAAAVLTPYEEFHRAAESLRYDLDLLGHRFRVSYEQVCHRLTTLNRKGAKGVAFDMVRIDLAGNISKKFSATGIRLPRFGGLCPLWNVHTAFLQPGVIHTQLSRLPDGNAFFSVARTVRKHRGGYRAPDVLYSLQLSCDVDSARKVIYADGYDLVNLAASTPVGITCRLCERSDCRARAFPSVHERLRVDENVRGVSFYAPVKEEE
- a CDS encoding GNAT family N-acetyltransferase, which encodes MMEPLQVSLDQVRRHERMETDYWRDWYEAAPAEIRERYGTTAEVAEGALLLLKPRLDVLMFNRVMGLGIEKPVTEAQLDGIVARYRAAGSPRFFVPFSPAAEPAEAREWLLARGLVRYNRWAKLERGVDPVPPIRTDARIEEIGPEHAAAFGRVLREGFGLDPGLQPWAAALVGRKDWRHYLAFDGASPVGTASLYVRGEWASLGFAATLPQARGRGVQSALIARRIDDARALGCRCLSVETAEDKPGQPAPSFHNVTRLGFRIAYYRDNYLGVTAAG